In Neomonachus schauinslandi chromosome 8, ASM220157v2, whole genome shotgun sequence, the genomic stretch ttaagcgtctgcctttggctcaggtcatgatctcagggtcctgggatcgagtcccacatcagctccctgctcagcgaggagtctgcttctccttctgccccttcgcccctgcttgtgctcacgtgcacatgctctctctcaaataaataaataagatcataaaaaaggaaagaatgtattTTTCCCCATCACGCTTGCAGGTAGATAGCTTTAACATACCAAttctcttcagtaaatatttcttctgtgtgtatatgtgtagaACTCTGCGGAGGATCTCACGGACCTGCAGGAAATACAGTGACATCCAAGGGGCCAACCCTGCCCGCAGGTGACTTACTATCCAAAGCAACGCTGTCCCTGGAGCAGACATCTCCATGAGCTGGAGGATTGCTTCTCTACCTTCGTGAAATATTCCCCTCTTTTCTCACAATTCTCCATAAGTCTTGGCCCTGGAGTTGATCTCCATGATCAATTTAACGGGATGGGGggagaaaatagataaaagaatggaaaacctGTCCATTTGGTTCCCTCCATTAATAGCCAAATAAAGAGTTTGAACAGAGTGGACAATAATTTCCtgtaagtaataaaatattaccGATCTTTCCATGGTGTAGGAACCGAGGATTCAGGGCCATCCATATGTACTAATTTGGATAGGACAAGCTTGGAAcctatttataacttttaaagtattttatggTTCTTTCTTTCCTAAGAAGTACACATCATATTGCACAAGCTCTGTGAATATACAAGTGTTCTTCGCTGCCAAAAGCAGCTGAGAAAGCAAAAGGATTACTCAAGTATTGTTTTTCAAACTTGACTTTGTAATGGGTAATTATGCAGAAATATTTGGTACTTAATAACCTTGAAAGTTTGAATTCAGGAAGATTTTACGGCCCCAAAGCTACATGGTCCAATGGCTCAGGTTCACAAAACCACCAGGAATGGTTCTGGCCCTTGTAACTGAACCGACCTTTGAGCagatagaaaacaaaacccagtatCAATAATGGGTTGCTCTAGCCCAGTGCCCGCCTGTCAGGGGCACTCCGCGGTTTCTCAGGCTGAACTGGGTAGGAATTAAGGCTTCTATTTAAATCGGCATGGAAAATAAggaatctctttttctcttaaccTTTGTTCTCTGTCAATCACATAACACCAGATGATTAGTAATGTTTTAATTATCTGTGGAATTCAAAATCGGGAATATTCAGGCATCATTTCATACGGAATGAACAAAGTTTCAAACCAAGCTACCAAATATTTACCGCTCAATTGAAAGAATAAAAGCACACCAGTCAGGGGCTGCATGGGGCTCAGGGAGGGTGGCTGCATTATTTTCTCTGGGACTATGGCAGGGAAGCATCTTGTTTCCAGAAGCCGAGTTCTAGGACACAGCTATCCCAACCTGGGATCAGAATTTCCTTGTAGATCTCACCACTTTACTTAGTGAACATCCAAGCTGCTGGCCACATTCCCAGACACCCTCCGTCCCTGATATTATCACAGTCCCCTCCGGGGTGGGCTCCTCATCCAGGTAGGAAGAGAGGTGAGATAGCCAAAGTCACTCTTCTCCTTCAGGCTTCTCTGGAATAGCTTCTCCCTCACAAGAGTTTTTGCCTGAGCCTCATCTAAGTATAGTAATTCTTCAGTGACCCAGCAAGATGGatgttgaatattaaaaaaacatgcCTCCTTTGTTTCATAGGctgctttgtttttctaagttttaaaacCTACCTTTCATCATACCAGTACACAGAGTCTCTTTTAAACTTGTACTTTTGCTTAAGCAATGAGGAGAGAGTGCTATTTACAATTTCCCTTTCTGGCTCTCATATAGCTGTGAAGTACCTTGTTTTTCttcagttggattttttttttaagattttatttatttatttgagagagagacatagcgagagagggaacacaagcagggggagtgggagagggagaagcaggcttcccgtggagcagggagcccgacgcggggctcgatcccaggaccctgggaccatgacctgagccgaaggcagccgctcaaccgactgagccacccaggcgccccttcaattggatttttaaaacattttccaaaaaccTTTGGATTTCTTATTTCTCCATATCACCCGCTGGGGgttcaaacttaaagaaactcatgaCCTCAAAAGGCCAACTTCAGGCAGAAGGCAACAAGGTGAAAAGCTCGAGGATATTTGCATTCCCATTCGTTCGCTTTGGCAAATGCAATGTATCTCATCCTTCTGGGCTAACTGCAAAAGTACCCTGGAAAGAGAAACACAAGTATGTGCTTCTCTAATAGGTTAACATACTGACCTGCTTTAAATGGTTCAGCCCAGGGGCAATTAATGTATGGACTTCAACAGACACTCCTGATGGAAATGACTTAAAAGCAAATCATGCCCCTCCTACAGGGGTGGGTGGAACATTGTGCTCACATTAAATACCTTCATCCAAACCTCAAATATGACAAGGATTTTATGCTTAATTGAATGTACTCTTGATAAAAAGAAGTTGCAAAAagctgatattaaaaaataaatgtacagggGTTGCACTAAAGTCTGTATTTTCTACAAATGCTTTAAAGGTCTGCTGGTAGAAACCAGTGGTTATGTAACAAGTCGATTTCAAAAAATTACACCTTTTACAACTACAGTACATCCTAGTAAAACAGTTGAGGTCAAGTCACTAAACACTCCTGCAATTCAAATGGAAGGAAATAGATTAATTCTTtgcttcgggggggggggggaagaggattTATAATGAGAAATCTGTACCAATCTCCCCAAATAGTTAGGGTGGAATAAGTAGGGAGGAAACACAAATTTGGTAACTGTAGGGGCTAAAGTACTAATTTATGGTCCTCTGAAATAGAAGGTGGTGTCTACGGTTACTTAGCTTGGCTGGGACCGTGAGCAATTAAAGCTAATGCTTTTCTCCAGCACACCCAAGCACTAGACCTGTTTTTTGTTggggcttcccccccccccccccgcgttcTTCCCTTCTGGCTCTGCCTCGCTGGTTCTCCCCAGCACTGGCTCTTCGAGGGTCAAGGAAGGTTGGGGAccctccttctcactctccagACCCCAGACTATCAGACTCGGGTGCCGTTGGCCGAGCTTGCCGGCCCCTCCGCGCCCGGGAAGGAACTGGCCTTTCCACGAACCGCCCCAGGCCTCCCGGCCCCCAGCTCGTCAGTCCAGGTCGCCGGCCGTGTCACCGTGGCCGAGCGCAAAGAGCTCGCGTCGTCGTTTTGGGAAAGCGACGCGCAGCTCCCTCCTCGGACGCAGTCTGTGCGTCCCAAGCCCCGGCTAGGACCGCGCCGAGTCCCTAGGACTTTGACGGGTTAGAGCAGGCGACCGCCGAGAGCAAGGCCGCCTCGGGCCATCCCCAGCCCTACCCCAGCGTCGGCTCCAGAGCCCGAGCCCCGCGGCCCAGCGCCGCGCCGGGAGAGAAGCAGCTGTTCCCAACAGCTGGGGGGCGGCGGCGCCGGGCACCCCAGGTGCGGCCGCGGCCAATCGCAGGCGTccggcccgccccctccccagcccggcGCCGACCCCCGGCCCgcgggggaagggagcagagaggtGGAGAGCAGTACTCGTCACTTGTCTTCCAGCTTCCGCGGCGGGAGGGACAGAACCGGAGCCTGAGCGGCGCGGagtcccccacccccggccccgccgccgcgccccccgcccgcccgcccaccTCCGCGCCCGGACGCGCTGGCGGCCGACCCTACCCACGCCCCACCCAAGACACCTACCTaatttccaagaaagaaaaaaaaaatctacctctaAACGCGCCCGCTTCTTCGCTCGAGGACCAccctctctttttcatttttggcttcccagCCTGGTGAGTGGAAACCGCTTGCACATTCTATAGAACAGGATCCTAACCCAGACGATCCGGAGAATTTGTACAGTGACCGGCAGGGGGGGCGGGAGGAGAGAGCGAAGTCAAGTCTCCGGGGCTGCTGGCGACTTCGGAAGCCGCGCGCCCCGCGCCCTCGGCCGCCCCCGGCCTCTCGCCCCCGCCGCGCCGCCGCCCTCGCCCCCGGGCTCGCCCTTGGCCCCCGGCGGCCGCGAGAGGGTGCGGGAGACGCGGAGCCGGAGGAGGCGGCGCAGCCGCTGCCCgagccgcagccgcagccgcagTCGGAGCCCGAGCCGCGGGGCGGGCGCGAAGATGCACACGACCCAGAAGGACACGACGTACACCAAGATCTTTGTCGGGGGGCTGCCCTACCACACCACCGACGCCAGCCTGCGCAAGTACTTCGAGGTCTTCGGCGAGATCGAGGAGGCGGTGGTCATCACCGACCGGCAGACGGGCAAGTCCCGGGGCTACGGATTTGTAAGTTGCGCGGCTGCGGGCTGGCGTGGGcttggggttggggagggtggggtgggggcgacAAAAGGCCCGGCGGGGAAATCGAGGACCGCGGGGGCGGGGAGGCTCGGGCGGCGCAGggcctcggggggggggggcgggggttgccGGGGGGGGGTCGGGGTGACAATGTGAGAACCCCGCGGATGCGGGCGGCGCTGCCCCTTTGCTCCCGGCTGAACTGAAAGTTCGCGCCgcggagctgggggagggagggctctgCTGCCTCGCGGGGTTTCGAGGGGACCCAGCGCCCTGCGGTGTCGGGGGGACAGGCGGAGcgggggtggaaggagagaacTAACCACTGCTGGATTTGCGGGTGcgcggggctgggagggaggggccgcAGCCCCTCGGAATCGGCACGCCGGGGTTGGAGGCCGGTGGTTAAGCGCGCTGTTGCTTTGTGAAAATGCGTGTCTTCAGGCGTTctggctggggcggggaggggacaCCCTAGGAGGTCTAGGGCTCTACTCCTTATGccaccccccacttttttttaaatggcaaagatggattctttaaaaagatgatccTCTAGCTCTTTGCTGAACTGAAGGAGAGCATATTAAGCCTCCTGGGGATTTAAGCGTGCAAATTCAGCTGCTGGAGAGCCGGGAGCTCCAGAGTAGGACAATAGCTATGGTCGTTAGGGAGTGCTTGCTGATGGTTGGGAGCACCGGCTGGATGTGAGGCTGGACTTTCTTTAAAGCAAACCGTGCCTCTTGGGCTGGGTAGGgacctggtgggggggggcagtcgGGGAGGGAGGATCTAGAGTTGCAAGACGGAATTCAGGCTTCCGACTCCCTGCTAGGCCCTACTAGCGCCCTGAAGACTTTGGGGGTGTCAGGAGGgggttgtttctttcttcctctctgttttttcttttcttttcttttcttttttgacgGGGGATTAAGGAGTAagttccaggaaaagaaaaaggaaaaggagggaaggaaggaaggaagaaaagaaagagagagagagagaaagaaggaaggaaggaagagaaagaaaggaagaaaagaaagaaagaaaaaagagaaagaaagagtttaagaaccccctcagttttctcatgaaTGACTTCTCCAGTGTGATTCTTGGTTTCCTTCAGGGGTTGATTTAGAgctttgtatgtatgtgtgtgtgtgtgtatgttgctAAGGTCACCATGGCTGACCGAGCTGCTGCTGAGAGAGCCTGCAAGGATCCGAACCCCATCATTGATGGCAGGAAGGCCAATGTGAATCTGGCATACTTGGGAGCAAAACCAAGGATCATGCAACCAGGTAAGAAATGTTCCTCCTACCCACTCCACCCCCCCATCttgaggacccccccccccgcaacttCTGAATAGAATGAATCCCTGTTTCAGAAGACATTGTAGATGTTTAGTAAAGTTGAACCATGGCTGGTTATTCTATCAAGATATTAAATGAGCGTTGTCACCGGCTCTTGCAGGACTTGAAATGTACCTATGTGCAAAAGTAGATCTTGAGGGTCTGGACAGTTTGTACCCACCCAGACTTAGGCTTGACTCATCTGTTTCAGGTATGACATACAGTCAGTctactcttttattttccagtttctcgCCACTTGTAGATCATTCACATGTGGATTTTGTGGGCCAAATGTGTCACCTCTGGCTAGTTATACTTCCCTACATACTGTTGTCTCTCCTTCTACCACCAGCGGCCCTGTGCTCAGAGCGGGCAATCCAACTTGAACACTGACCCAGGAGAAGCCTAGGGGTAGGGGGTGGTGTCTGGATGGTAAAGCTTTAACATAAAATCACAAGACTATTAGTAATCAAAGAAAATGGGGAGATTTCAGGTACGCCTGGGCCCTCGTGTAACAGATAAACTGACACTTAGAGATGGAAAATGTTTTACTTCAAAGTCATGCAGCTATTAGTCGTCAAAAGGGAAGCAGGCTTTTGTCTATGTGAAAATTTGACCTTTTGGATTATTTACAACACTGCCTTTACCATTAGCATGAATGATTAAGAGTTGACTGTTGAGCAAATGGTAATCTTTTTCTTGGGTAAGCAACTCTGTTTTGTTAAGTCATTATACTCTTCACTCAAGTGTTTCCATCCGAAATTTTGGAAAGAGGTTGACACTTCCATCCAAATGGATTTACTAGGGAACTAGATTGTCAAGAAAGTGAGTGCATGTGCCCATATCCGTGAACATTAAAAgacttgtgtttgtgtgtgtgctatCCAGAAAAGGAGACTttgtttttgtgcatttttaatacCATAATCTGTAAAACCCATAATCTTCCAAAGCATTGTCCAGCATGTTCCAAATTACAAAGACTTTTTATAGATCATGATTCAGAATTGCAGGAATATTTGTGACATGTAACTTCATTATCAAGTCCTGTTGTTCCTGGTTTCATTCCACAAGAATTTTTCCCTGGCCTAATTTTCTACGGTCTTCTTGTATGACTGTCAAACTTTGCAGATAATTTTTAGTTTCCACCTGTAGcctattaaaatttttacttggGTCCATGATAACATTagtaaaaagaacttttaaatatatgtatgtatatatttataatatatatctataatgaTAACATCagtaaaaagaattttcaaatatatatatttgtaatatatataatatttataatattttctgtaaagcATCAAAAGAATGGTGATCTTCTCCAAGTGAAAGTTGTGATTGCATTTTAATATGTAGGAGTAATAAATGCCTAACCATGCACAAATAGAGAATGTGGTATGTTTTATTGTTAGGTTTTGCCTTCGGTGTTCAACAACTTCATCCAGCCCTCATACAAAGACCTTTTGGGTAAGTCAGTTCATCAGGCCCTCCTAAGTTTTGATAAGTATCATCTGTTAACCTGCCTCTGTTATATACAGACGAGACCATCATGTCACAGAATGTTCCTtgtgatacatatttatatatgtttgtaCCTTTTTGATGctgataatataaatatttttagatgagTCAAGTTACTGACCAAGTTTGCAGCCTCCAAACCAGACAAATTTTGAGCTTatgattaacaaaacaaaacaaaacaaaactaccagGTATGACTTGTGTACAAGACGATTGTGTCCCAGCACCATGATTACTGTTCAACTTGACTCAATGTTATTTATCTCTTTCTAACCTGACAGGGCTCGTATACAGTTAAGCTAACTGATCAGAAGGATACGATGATAAGAGGTGGAATAGTTCTGTTTGGAATTAAACTCTGTAACCAGTAGACTCAGACACACAAGCTCAGATGGTGATTAACGATGCATGGATGTtggtgttgttttatttttcacaatagtCAATAGACCTCCgtgtgctttattttatttattacagtaATGAAGTGGTGTTGATAGCTAAACTGTGTGCTTTTTACTTAATTGAAAAGAGCTGTAGtgaaagtgttttcttttcctcgGGGAAGGGGCtctttgtgtttttggttttggtggtggtgttgagGAGTGTTGACTTTTGACTTTGCCATGGGAAGCaaagggcctttttttttttttcttgcttttaagctGTAGCCTGTGACTTCCACTTAACCACATTTTTGTAGTGAGTGCTAAATTGTGTGATTTCCCTCTGTGAGAATACAGATTCATTGCTTGCATGTCCTAAGTTTCTGTTTTACTGGGGAGTTTTCTGGGAATGGGGTTCTTTCTTTTGCAATGTATATCCACTTTTAGGCCTTCTCATTTAAAGGTTCAACAAACACTCATCAGATTTCACTGACACTAGCCAGTTTTTTGAGTCGAGTGGCACTTTCACCTTTCAGACCTAACTCGGGTGAACAGGCTGCTCATCTTTGTGTTCCCTTTGGGCTCTGTGATTACCAGCTTTCCTCCTCTGAGTGCCCGTCTTTCCCTTCTGTTCAGACAACATAAGTGGGCGATCCCTACCACCTAAATTTACTCGGACTACTTAGAGTCTGTTTGGGCTGTATTCTACCTGATTGACATTGCTAGAACTCTAGTGACAGAGATTTCAGCTTTTTAAATAGTCTAATTGCTCAAGAGGCGTTTTATCCTCAGCTATCGTTTCTTCTCTAGTTTAGCACCTAAATATCTACCTGTGTAACCTGGAAGGTCAGattctagatagatagatagatagatagatagatagatagatagatagatagatagatagatagatagatagatgatagatagatgatagatagatagatagatagatagatagatagatagatagatatcccACCTTATGTGTCTCCAAGGATAGACCAGAAAAAGTAATAATCATTGCACTTGGTAGGGCCAGGTTGTTTTCCATGAATACCTTCTTAAAACCCTCCCTTTAACATAGGGATTCTTCACCTTCCCGCCAACTCTTACTTTTTAAAACCGTGGGAGAGTATTCTGTCCAATATGATTAGAAAGGGCCCTCATACCTCATAGCTATTTATCAGTGCCCCATCCCAACCATCCTGGGTACCAACAACAAATAGTGGGTTGATGGGTCCAGCTACTTCTGTGGGTCCTCTCCTCATTCGTCTAGACTACGTGTAAGGTGGGATTAGGGAGGAGAACATACATCCTAAGAAGTGGTGATAAACTTAGTCATGATCTCACAATAATAGTCTTGAAACAGTTATGCGGCTAAATCGATCAACAGGTATTAGCATGTGTTTATGTTTTTCTGTGCTAAGTAGGTGATACAAAATAAGGAGACTGCAAAACTAACACAAACCAATCAAGAACTACTAGTTGCTAAGATACTTGGTATTTAGGACAAAAGGAATTCAGAATAGCAAGAAAACAGGAGAATTGGAGAGGTGCACAAGGCTTCATGGGACTTGAACTAGTCTTGGACCAGTGGGTATGTCCTGGACAGGTAACAGGAGCAAGGGACATGCCTGAGGACTGTAGGATGAGGTGAACATAagcaaaggcagagaagagaaaaagatttaGTGCATGGAGAAACCAGACTGTTTATGGAAGATATTGAGAGCTGGACATAGAAATTTGGACTGGCTGTGGTAGTCTGCATTGATCCTTGAGAAAGAAAGTAGCacaaggaaaataagaataaccAGAATAAAATGTCCTATGGAAATTTTAAATCAAGTATGCTTTGATAGTAACCTTTTGTTGTTCATCCCTGCTAATATTAAGCTGTCTTTATAAAGGATGGTGATTATTACTGTTTGCATAAGTTGTTTGAACTTGAGATTCTTATTAGAAATAGATAGCATTGcaggctttctcttttctttttttaaggggtTCTTTAACACTGCTCTAATTCCCAGAGTCTGTACCTAACAAATCACACCTGGTCATCCTCAATTCTGTTGGAATGCCACACGTTTTTATTTTAGGCCTGGAAAAAAGCTTGAGAATTTTTAATCTTACTTGACTTCTTTGAAGTTCTAGTAACTGAACTATTTTTTATGTGGTCCTTAAATGGCCCCCATTTAAGGGGGCCATTTACTGGGCTTTTCAAGAGAAAATCCTGGCTTGAAGGAATTTCTGATGCAACACAGTGGGCAGATGTATAGAGACTCGTGCATTTGCTAAACAATGTCTTAGAAATACTTCCTGGTTGCAAGAAGCATTTTCTTATTGAAACCTTAGAGAGGAAAGACTATGCATCTGTGAGTAGAAAATTCTAGGCTGGTTTAGAGCAGTTTGAAATAcccttaaacatttattgagtatacTTTTAAGTGctcagggttttgggggggggttgaagagtttatttatttatttgagacagacagagagagagagagagagagagagagagaggtggggaggggcagaaggggaaggagaagcagactccccactgagtgtggagcccgatgcggggctcgatcccaggacccggagatcacgacctgagctgaaggcagaagcctaaacgactgagccacccaggtgccccttaagtgcTCAGCTTTATGCTAGTTGTATTAACACTGTACTAGATACTATACTATCCACTaagggggggcaggagggacagtAACATTAAGTGAACATCTCCTACATGCCTGGTACTAGTAAGAGATTTACATAAATCATGTAATTCTCACAGTACTTATTTGACTCAAGCTGTTCATGTCAGCCAGTGAATGTTCTTTCCATGGGTgaaaaaacagatacagagaggttaattaacttgccaCAGGGCTAATAAGTAATAGAGTCTGGTTCTAGGTTCATAATCATGATTTTCCTGACCTCAAAAGCTGTGTTC encodes the following:
- the RBM24 gene encoding RNA-binding protein 24 isoform X2, which translates into the protein MHTTQKDTTYTKIFVGGLPYHTTDASLRKYFEVFGEIEEAVVITDRQTGKSRGYGFVSCAAAGWRGLGVGEGGVTMADRAAAERACKDPNPIIDGRKANVNLAYLGAKPRIMQPGFAFGVQQLHPALIQRPFGIPAHYVYPQAFVQPGVVIPHVQPTAAAASTTPYIDYTGAAYAQYSAAAAAAAAAAAAYDQYPYAASPAAAGYVTAGGYGYAVQQPIAAAAPGTAAAAAAAAAAAAAFGQYQPQQLQTDRMQ